The Sinorhizobium fredii genome contains the following window.
TCTTCTCCCGCTCGAAGCGTCCGTTTCTGTCGCTGGGCGAACAGGATATTCTGGCACTCGCCATTTCTTCCGAAGAAGACGACGGACGCATTTACCTCGCCTATGCGGATGCGCTGCGCGAAAAATACCCGCATTCCGCCCGCGTGTTCGAAGGCATGGCCGAGGAAGAGAGCCACCACCGACAGGCGCTGATCGACCTGCACGTGGCACGCTTCGGCAGCCGGATTCCGCTCATCCGGCGCGAGCATGTGCGCGATTTCCCGGAGCGGAAGCCCGATTGGCTCATTGCCGAGATGCCGATCGAGAAAGCGCGCGCAGAGGCGGAAGCCATGGAGGAGGCTGCCCACCGCTTCTATCTCGAGGCGGCAGCACGCACGCGGGACGCGGCGACGCGCAAGCTGTTGGGGGATCTGGCGATTGCCGAGAAGGCACATGAGTCTCTCGCCCGCCGGCTCGGCGAAAGTCATGCGCCGGCGCAAGTGCGGGCCGAGGAAGACCGAACGTCGCACCGACAGTTCATC
Protein-coding sequences here:
- the mbfA gene encoding iron exporter MbfA, with protein sequence MFSRLFSRSKRPFLSLGEQDILALAISSEEDDGRIYLAYADALREKYPHSARVFEGMAEEESHHRQALIDLHVARFGSRIPLIRREHVRDFPERKPDWLIAEMPIEKARAEAEAMEEAAHRFYLEAAARTRDAATRKLLGDLAIAEKAHESLARRLGESHAPAQVRAEEDRTSHRQFILTYVQPGLAGLMDGSVSTLAPIFAAAFATQDTWQTFLVGLSASVGAGISMGFTEAAHDDGKLSGRGSPVKRGLASGVMTALGGLGHALPYLIPHFWTATVTAVAIVFFELWAIAFIQNRFMETPFLRAAFQVVLGGGLVLAAGIVIGNA